The following are encoded together in the Choloepus didactylus isolate mChoDid1 chromosome 7, mChoDid1.pri, whole genome shotgun sequence genome:
- the ID4 gene encoding DNA-binding protein inhibitor ID-4 isoform X1, translating into MKAVSPVRPSGRKAPSGCGGGELALRCLAEHGHSLGGSAAAAAAAAAARCKAAEAAADEPALCLQCDMNDCYTRLRRLVPTIPPNKKVSKVEILQHVIDYILDLQLALETHPALLRQPPPPAPPHHPPGTCPAVPPRTPLTALNTDPVRGRRGEQAGRQHSLPLSRAVQVCGRLSPSQEH; encoded by the exons ATGAAGGCGGTGAGCCCCGTGCGCCCCTCGGGCCGCAAGGCGCCGTCGGGCTGCGGCGGCGGGGAGTTGGCGCTGCGCTGCCTGGCCGAGCACGGCCACAGCCTCGGCGGCTCGGCGGCCGCGGCGGCTGCAGCCGCGGCTGCGCGCTGCAAAGCCGCGGAGGCGGCGGCCGACGAGCCGGCACTGTGCCTGCAGTGCGATATGAACGACTGCTACACCCGCCTGCGGAGGCTGGTGCCCACCATCCCGCCCAACAAGAAAGTCAGCAAAGTGGAGATCCTGCAGCACGTTATCGACTACATCCTGGACCTGCAGCTGGCGCTGGAGACGCATCCGGCTCTCCTGAGGCAGCCGCCCCCGCCGGCCCCACCGCACCACCCTCCCGGGACCTGTCCGGCCGTGCCGCCGCGGACCCCGCTCACAGCGCTCAACACGGACCCGGTGAGAG GCCGGCGCGGTGAACAAGCAGGGCGACAGCATTCTCTGCCGCTGAGCCGCGCTGTCCAG GTGTGCGGCCGTCTGAGCCCGAGCCAGGAGCActag
- the ID4 gene encoding DNA-binding protein inhibitor ID-4 isoform X2 gives MKAVSPVRPSGRKAPSGCGGGELALRCLAEHGHSLGGSAAAAAAAAAARCKAAEAAADEPALCLQCDMNDCYTRLRRLVPTIPPNKKVSKVEILQHVIDYILDLQLALETHPALLRQPPPPAPPHHPPGTCPAVPPRTPLTALNTDPAGAVNKQGDSILCR, from the exons ATGAAGGCGGTGAGCCCCGTGCGCCCCTCGGGCCGCAAGGCGCCGTCGGGCTGCGGCGGCGGGGAGTTGGCGCTGCGCTGCCTGGCCGAGCACGGCCACAGCCTCGGCGGCTCGGCGGCCGCGGCGGCTGCAGCCGCGGCTGCGCGCTGCAAAGCCGCGGAGGCGGCGGCCGACGAGCCGGCACTGTGCCTGCAGTGCGATATGAACGACTGCTACACCCGCCTGCGGAGGCTGGTGCCCACCATCCCGCCCAACAAGAAAGTCAGCAAAGTGGAGATCCTGCAGCACGTTATCGACTACATCCTGGACCTGCAGCTGGCGCTGGAGACGCATCCGGCTCTCCTGAGGCAGCCGCCCCCGCCGGCCCCACCGCACCACCCTCCCGGGACCTGTCCGGCCGTGCCGCCGCGGACCCCGCTCACAGCGCTCAACACGGACCCG GCCGGCGCGGTGAACAAGCAGGGCGACAGCATTCTCTGCCGCTGA